Part of the uncultured Desulfobacter sp. genome, CCTGCCCCCAATTTGAGGGATCAATGGGCAATGGACTTTAAATAAAACAATTTTCTTGCTTGAAAATGAAAAGGATGACAGGCATTTGCGCTCTGATTTAGGATCGCCTGTCCATAATTTATGACATTATAAAAAATAGTGGCTGATTTTCCAACCGGAAACCATCGAAGGAATTTTTCAACGCGGCTTTTTTCCGTTAAACGCGTTCAGGCACAAGGCCCATGACCAAATGATAAAACCCCAGGGAAAATTTCCCCTGGGGTTTTATCATCTAAATATACACAAAAAGCGGGAATCAGGAGAATTCGCCGTGCAGGTACTCTTTGGTCAGGTCTTGCTGGGGATTTTCAAACAATTCTTTGGTGGGGCCCATTTCAACAAGGTAGCCGGTACGGCCGCCCTTGGAGATGTCCACGGAAAAAAAGGCGGTCTGGTCAGCCACACGGACGGCCTGTTGCATATTGTGGGTTACGATGGCAACGGTGAACTGCTCTTTTAAGTCCACCATCAGCTCTTCAATCTGGCGGGTGGCAATGGGGTCCAGTGCCGAGCAGGGTTCGTCCATGAGAAGCACCCGGGGCTCCGTGGCAATGGCCCTTGCAATGCACAAACGCTGCTGCTGGCCGCCGGAAAGGGAGAGACCGTTATTCTTAAGCTTGTCCTTAACCTCTTTCCACAGGGCCGCGCCCCGAAGTGCCTTTTCCACCTTTTCGTGCATGTTTCCTTTATACCGGTTCAAGCGCAGACCAAAGGCCACATTGTCAAAGATGGACATTGAAAACGGGTTGGGCTGCTGGAACACCATGCCGATATTCCGGCGAACCGACACAGGGTCGATATTACTGTCATAGATGTTGATGCCGTGAAAATGGACATCACCAATAAACCGGAAACCCCGGATCAGGTCATTCATGCGGTTAATACTTTTAAGCACCGTACTCTTACCGCAGCCGGAAGGTCCGATAAAGCCGGTGATCTGATTTCTTTTGATGGGCACATGACTGTCCCGGACGGCCAGAAAATCACTGTAAAAAATCTGCTCGGCTTTGCAATCCAGTGCCACATCCGCAGGCAGGTCATTTTCATAGGCTTCGTTTGCATCAACTTCTTTTAATGCTTCCATGAGCGTTTATACTCCTTTTATA contains:
- the pstB gene encoding phosphate ABC transporter ATP-binding protein PstB, translating into MEALKEVDANEAYENDLPADVALDCKAEQIFYSDFLAVRDSHVPIKRNQITGFIGPSGCGKSTVLKSINRMNDLIRGFRFIGDVHFHGINIYDSNIDPVSVRRNIGMVFQQPNPFSMSIFDNVAFGLRLNRYKGNMHEKVEKALRGAALWKEVKDKLKNNGLSLSGGQQQRLCIARAIATEPRVLLMDEPCSALDPIATRQIEELMVDLKEQFTVAIVTHNMQQAVRVADQTAFFSVDISKGGRTGYLVEMGPTKELFENPQQDLTKEYLHGEFS